Below is a genomic region from Phragmitibacter flavus.
CGCGGAAGGCTTCGAGGTTTTCCTCGCGCAAGGAAACACCGGCGGCCATGGCGTGACCACCCCCTTTTTCGATGAGGGGTCGGCAGGCATGAAGGGCATCGACGAGTGAAATGCCGGGAACACTGCGACCGGAGCCTTTGCCCATGCCGTCTTCGTCGAAGGCAATGACGATGGTCGGGCGATGGTGGTCGCGCATGAGTCGGGAGGCGACAATGCCAACGACGCCAGGATGCCAGTTGCGGGAGCCGATGATGAGGGCGGGACCGTCGAGGAGTTGGGGATTTTCGGCGATCATGGCGACGGCTTCGCGCTGGGCGGAGGCTTCGATGTCCTGGCGTTCGCGATTGCTGGTGTCGAGGTGCTGGGCGTGCAGGCGGGCGGTGGTGGTGTCGTCGCAGAGCAGCAGGTCAAGGGCAGTTTGGGCGGTTTCGAGTCGGCCCACCGCATTGAGGCGGGGACCGAGTCGGAAGCTGATGTGCTGGGTTTGCACATGTCCGTCCATGCCGGAGATGGATTTGAGGGCGCGCAAACCGGGGCGGGGGGTGGCGCTGAGTCGTTCAAGGCCACGGTGGACGAGGATGCGGTTTTCTTCGTGGAGAGGGACGAGGTCGGCAACGGTGCCGAGGGCGACGAGATCAAGATGGTCGCGGAGATCGAAGTGCTCGGGACGCTGACGTTTGAGCAAGGCGTGGGCGAGTTTGAAAACAAGGCCGACGGTGCAGAAGTAGTCGTTTTCGCCGGTGATCTTTGGATTGACGAGGGAGATGCAGGGAGGGTGTTTGGCGCCGGGCTCGTGGTGGTCGACGATGACGCAGTCGACGCCCTGTTCGCACAGCCATTCGACTTCGGTGACGGATCCGGTGCCGCAGTCAAGGGCGATGAGCAGGTCGGGTGGGCCGTGTTGTTCGAAGCATCGGGCGAGGCCTTCGTGGCTGAGCCCGTAACCTTCGTCCATGCGGGTGGGGAGGAAGTTGCAGGGGTCGAGTCCGTAAGCGCGCAAGGTGAGGGTCAGCAGCGTGAGGGAGGTGACGCCGTCGACGTCGTAGTCGCCATAGAGGATGACGGTTTGTTTTTTGGCGACGGCTTCGAGGATGCGCGTCACGGCGGCGTCCATGCCGGGGATGGTGAAGGGATCGGTGAGGCTGGAGAGTTTGGGATTGAGGAAGGCTTCGGCCTTGTCGGTGGCGCCGACCTTGCGAAGGGCGAGCAGGCGTTGCACGATGGGGGGAAACGGGCTGCCCTTGAGGGCGAGAATTTGGTCGGGGTCGGGTTCTTTGAGCAGCCAGAGGGCGGGTGGGGGTTGAGGCAAAGTGGGCATGGTGAGGTCGGGACGAAGCAAAAGTGAGTCAGTTCAAGGTAAGGCTAGCGGGTGGGGAGGGCGGCTGCACGCGTTTATTTTTGCATGGCGGGCGTTGGCGGGTTAAGGATGAAGAACATGTCTGTGCCATCGACTTCTGGAGCGCGTTTGTTGAAAGCCTTGATGGGGCTCGTGATCATGCTGGCGGGGGGGCTTTTTGTGGGCCTGCTATGGTTGAGTTATCAGCGGGCGGAGGAGACGCGGCAGTGGACCCCGGTGCAGGGACTGGTGCTGCTGTCGGAGGTGGTTTCGGAGAAGCCCACGACCCACTCGGAGGTCGCGCATCGGTCGGCGGTTCGCTACAGCTACGAGTTTGAGGGAGTGAAGCACACGGGGACGCGGGTCAAGCGGGTGGAGGGCGCGAGTGCGGACCGGAGCAAGGCGGAGAAGGTGGTGAAGGCTTATCCGCCGGGGAAGGTGGTCACTTGTTTTGTAAACCCTGCACAACCGGATTTTGCGATTATCGAGCATGCGACCAGGGCGGGGCTGTATAGCATCTGGTTTCCGTTTTTGTTTGTGGTAGGCGGGGCGGGGATGGTTTGGTCGGCGTTGCGAAGAAAAAGTTAGGGTTTGGGAAGAAATGGGCCGGGGTGGAGAAAGTATTTTCATGCCGCAAATGACGGGCTATGATGGTGCCATGCCGGAAATCCCCGACAATGCTTTGCCACATATTGAACCCGCCACGTTGGAGGATTTGACGCAGTTGACTGATCTGGTGATGGCGTTGTTGGGTGAGGAGGAAGATTTCACGCCGGACCGGATCAAGCAGGAGCATGGGTTGAAGTTGATTCTGGAGCAGCCGAACCGCGGGCGGATTTTTGTATTGCGGACGGATCACAGCATCATCGGGATGGTGAATTTGTTGTTCACCATCAGCACCGCCGAGGGGGGGACGGTGATTTTGATGGAGGACGTGATTGTCCATCCGATGCACCGCGGGCAGGGATATGGGTCGATGCTTTTGAAGTATGCGAAGGATTTTGCCCGGCAGAAGCAGTTCCGGCGCATCACTTTGCTGACGGACCGGATCAGCGCGGAGAGTCAGCACTTTTTCCAGAAGCATGGGTTCGTGTTCTCGCACATGATTCCGATGCGGTATGTATTTAAGGACGAAGAAACGCCTCCACAGGGCTAAGCCAAAATCATGAATGCCGGGCCCACCGCCCCAACCATCACGGTTAGCCTGAAGGAGACTTCAAGTGATCTCGGTAGTCATGCGGCGACCGGGGTCCTGCTGGGATTGCTGATCTTCCTGCTCTTGTGTTTTGTTTTCGGAGCAATTGCATTGGCGCGCCGCCGCCGACGGCATGTGGAACAAGAATCCGCCGGGTTGGACCCGGTAGAACTCCCCAATGGGTCACCGGCAGATCCGACGACGCGCGCTGATTGGGAACGGGACGCAGACTGGTGGAAAAAGAGTTCCTGATGCGTTGAATGTTTACCCGCTGGAGCGCATC
It encodes:
- a CDS encoding GNAT family N-acetyltransferase; translated protein: MPQMTGYDGAMPEIPDNALPHIEPATLEDLTQLTDLVMALLGEEEDFTPDRIKQEHGLKLILEQPNRGRIFVLRTDHSIIGMVNLLFTISTAEGGTVILMEDVIVHPMHRGQGYGSMLLKYAKDFARQKQFRRITLLTDRISAESQHFFQKHGFVFSHMIPMRYVFKDEETPPQG
- a CDS encoding DUF3592 domain-containing protein → MSVPSTSGARLLKALMGLVIMLAGGLFVGLLWLSYQRAEETRQWTPVQGLVLLSEVVSEKPTTHSEVAHRSAVRYSYEFEGVKHTGTRVKRVEGASADRSKAEKVVKAYPPGKVVTCFVNPAQPDFAIIEHATRAGLYSIWFPFLFVVGGAGMVWSALRRKS
- the recJ gene encoding single-stranded-DNA-specific exonuclease RecJ is translated as MPTLPQPPPALWLLKEPDPDQILALKGSPFPPIVQRLLALRKVGATDKAEAFLNPKLSSLTDPFTIPGMDAAVTRILEAVAKKQTVILYGDYDVDGVTSLTLLTLTLRAYGLDPCNFLPTRMDEGYGLSHEGLARCFEQHGPPDLLIALDCGTGSVTEVEWLCEQGVDCVIVDHHEPGAKHPPCISLVNPKITGENDYFCTVGLVFKLAHALLKRQRPEHFDLRDHLDLVALGTVADLVPLHEENRILVHRGLERLSATPRPGLRALKSISGMDGHVQTQHISFRLGPRLNAVGRLETAQTALDLLLCDDTTTARLHAQHLDTSNRERQDIEASAQREAVAMIAENPQLLDGPALIIGSRNWHPGVVGIVASRLMRDHHRPTIVIAFDEDGMGKGSGRSVPGISLVDALHACRPLIEKGGGHAMAAGVSLREENLEAFRAGMSTAIQSQISGDELLPKVHLDAEVQFSDLTPEFLASYARLEPYGMGNPEPIFLARHVDPDLPGNVIKEKHWKLILSQGGEIRSAMWFNAEWSNPPAAPWDVIFKLQRQVWRGVESWQLMINDVRSSADAPAPDRR